The stretch of DNA agttacccagtgactaactctgcaaagtttagtttGAGCTGCTAGTAAATGAGACTTACTGTGATAAAGTACCGAAACATTCTTCTAAAAGTCTTCGGAAACAAGGAATGTTGGGGTACTCAGGCTGAGACACTAGAGCTTTAAGTATGGCCAACATTGAGGTAGTATTAAAAACCATATAAGATGATTAGTTTGCAAAGGGAGAAAGTATACAGAGAAAATGATAAAAACGGAGCCTTGAGGAAGCCCAAAAGAAAGAGGTAAGTGGAAGATGGTACAACATTGTAAGATACACTGGAAGAACCATTTGAgggataagatgaaaaccaggacacagcagtgtcacaaaggccaagagaaTGGAGGGACTGGGGGAGGGGCTGagaggtttttgtagataacaagttgtctaattccatgcagtgtcattctgtggctactaaagcaaataaagtgctgtcttgtataaaaagggcattgactcaagggatgagaacataattttgcctctttataggtccctggtaaggcctcaccttgagtatgcagtgcagttttgggctccagtccttaagaaggatattaatgagctggagagagtgcagagactgcaactaaactggtaaaggggatggaagggttaaactatgaggttagactgtcagggttggggttgttttctctggaaaagaggcgcttgcgaggggacatgattactctgtacaagtacattagaggggattataggcagatgggggggatgttcttttttcccataaaaacaatcaacgcaccagaggcccccccctttagattagaggaacggagtttccaattgaagcagcgtagggggttttcacagtgagggttggggaatgcccttcctagcgaagttgtaatggcagattcttatCTTATTTATCTTAACTTTATTTTTGAACAAAACAAACATAATATATACAGCATGTGAACTTTTCTgaatatttttcaaatgtttatgTTTAAAAGTATTAGAAGAAGAATGTGGTGCTCAGTGAATCTTCTTGCCTTAAGACTGGAACAGACCTGATAAAAATTacacagcagaaaaaaatgagtATTTAGATGTTTTGAGATCCCCCAAATGAGAGTTCGGCACAGTGCTACTCAGAATATGTTATTTTGCATTCCACTTCTGTCTCAGGAAAATCCTGTGAAATATTTAACCCTGAGGTCATTGTGATTCAGTGAAGATTATACAGCAGGACCTCTCTTTTATATTTAAACAGCTAGAAGAATTAAAAGTCTTTTTAGATACCTAAAATTTTGGAGTGCCAGAACAACATGCACTTTTTTTGCAATCCAGGGCTTAGCATTCAGATTTATCTCAGGCAGAATTAACGTTAACAAATAGTTCATTATGTTTAACTATTTAATCCTGTATCAAGGAGGATGGCGATACCCAATGTAATTTATGCAGATATATTTAACAACAGGGTTTTCCCCAGCCCAAGTTACTTTTCAGTGTTAATGTTCATTCTTCTGACACTggcactgtttttgttttttttcagctttgGTATATCATGTGGCCAGTACTGATTTCTTGCCCTTTGTTGAAATCCCCTATATTTAAAGCTTGCCACAAACTTGCTGCTTTTGTtatggggcccaatgacccgaagcatagcatagggaagcagggcatgacagggtaAGGAGGGCAGCccacccccctttcccccctccccttttttacTGTTTCAGATGGCGAGCCAATGGGTGATCAGGAAGATTCCCGGGCAAAGAGGAGGGTCTAACAACGGACGCCATCTTACCTCAGTAGGATCCAGACGGAGGGAGAGTCAGCAGCTCGCAGCGTGGGACCATGGAAACAGCGAGTTTGGACCAGCTGGTGAAGGACTTCCGGGAGGCAGCGAGACAGCAGGGACCTGCCTGGATCCAGGACCAGCTGAAGGATCTCTTCACCGGTGGGGAGTCCGGAAGGCAGGCCAGACCCAGGAGGAGGACCCGCCCACCAGATCGGTTGAGCCCAGGGCCTGCAGGGGAACCAGCCGACAAGACCAGACAGCGCAGAGGGACGGCGCAGAGGGACTTTACAGGAGGGGACCAGCGATGGCAGAGCAGGCAGCAccaggagaggagtgaggatgcagcagggggaCCCGGCGCCAGGAGCCAGCAGGCCAGTACCAGGGGCGAGAGGGGGCGGAGCCAAGCGTCCGAGAGGGGGCGGAGCCGAGCGTCCGAGAGGGGGCGGAGCCGAGCGGCCGAGAGGGGGCGGAGCCGAGCGTCCGAGAGGGGGCGGAGCCGAACAGCAGGAAAGAGGGAGCGGGGGCCCAGCAGCAAGGGAGACAGGGGGATGCCCCAACACAGCAGCCGGTCAGCAAAGGAGCGGGCGGGCAGGCAGAGGCACACAGCAGGTCGCAGGGGGAGGAGCTAACACGGCCCCAGATAGAGCGGTGGGGCCAGGTGCCAGTACAGGGAGCAGGGAGGATACAGACCCAGAAAGTGGAGGGGCAGGCCACAGAGGGACTCCAGGACATACAGCAGGCCCTTCCAATGAAGCCCCAGATAAGGGCACAGGGCCGGCCAGCAGCCAGGACCCCAGTGGCAGGCAGGAGAGGGCTGCAGGGGCAATGTCCAGGGCCACAGCTTTGACTGGTGGTCAGGGGGTGGAGGGAACCACGGCCCAGGGACCAGACCAGGCATCAGGGTACAGGGTGGGCCCAGAGGGCGCTGCCAGGACCCCATGTTTGGATCCTGGCACCAACCAGACATCGGTTGAGGGGAGCAGGCAGAGGGACAGCAGGTCCAGGCCCAGGGAAACCAGGAGAAGCCGATCAGGCAGCAGGCACCCCTGGAGGGGTAGGAGATGGGGATCACAGGCCAGGAGTCGGTCACGTACCCGGGAGAGCTGGAGGACTGGCACGGCTGGGGGATCAGCCAGGCGCAGGAGGGAAAGGGGGGAAAGCAGTAGGAGCCCCTCCAGGAGGAGGGATGAGTACCGGAGAAGGGAGCACTCCTGCTCTTGTGTGTCGCACAGGTGCAACTCGGGCGGTTCAGGCCGAAGCCGGTCGCGAGCCAGGTACATCACACCAGAAGAGCGGCGGGTCACCAGGAGCCGTTCACCAAGCATGGATCGGAGGGAGCGGCGTCGCATGGCCAGAGACGAAGCAGGACGGGAACAAGGCACTTTGAACCGCCTCGCCAGTGTGGTGACGGCCCCAGAGGCTTCTACAGCCAGGGGACCAGGAGGTGAGCCACAAGGGGATCCATCACAAGGGGCAGACCAGGTAGCAGGTATGGCAGGATTGCTGGCAGGGCTAAAACAGTTCCTGGCAGGTTGGGAGGGCCAAGGGCATGGCGCAGCGAAGGGGCCATCCCAGGTGTGGGTAGGTGGGGCAGTAGCAACAGGTGCTGACCCAACACCGCAGCCGGCCGCGGTGGTGACGGGTTCAGCGAGCACAGCAAGCGTGACCCCCGGGTCAGGGGGGGACACTGAGGGTAAGTCAGAAAGGGACAAGGAGAGGGAGGCCCTGGTAAGTGGCATAGCGGAGGCAGCCAGACAAAATTCCTACGTAGCATTTGCGGGTCCCTTAGGTGTACATGTTAAGCAGGaagtaaaggaaaaaatatggaaGGGGGAGTATGTGGAACTGTTTTCCCTCCTCCCCCTAGATGAGACTATTGAGTTAAAAGAGGACGAGAAGAAGGATAGCAAAAAAGAGgaggaggaaaagaaaaagagGTACAGGAAGCTGCCAAAGACCTTTGGTAATTGGCTCAGGGCCTTCTGTATCCTGGCAAGCATTACTGGGGAGAAACACCCCGATAGATGCTCGTCATTGTTTTGTTATGTGGACGGGATCTGGGAAGCATTCAAGGTTTATGGGGGGCTGGCGTGGTGGCGTTACGACGAACAGTTTCGTCAGCGGCTAGCGGCCAACACGTCAATGAGGTGGGACCAGATGGACATCACCCTCTGGCTCAAACTCATGATGGCACAAAAGGTGAACCCCTTTCagaggggggccggggggccaCAACAGAGTGGCACCTCGGCCCCCGCCAAGCTCGGATACTGCTGGCTATTCAACGATAGCCAATGCAAGTGGGGCTCTTCGTGCAAGTACAAGCATGAATGCTCCGGATGTGGGGGGGCACATTCATACCTTCGTTGCTTCAGGAAGGGAAAGGGGCCAGGCAAGCCAGGGGAGACTTCCAAGGGGGAGGACGCCAGTGAGGGTAAACGCGATGCAGCCGTGGCTAGACCGTTACGTTAGGCGGAAGGAGGCAGCTCTGATTGAGACGGGTTTTAGGGAGGGGTTTAGGATTCCGTTTAAAGAAAGGGGGGGGGAGCTGGTTCTACGCAATTTAAAGTCGGCGGTCCAATACCCAGAGGTGGTACAGCAGAAATTGGATAAGGAAATTGAACTGGGCCGAGTGGCGGGCCCCTTCGATTTCCCTCCCATGGGGAACTTGAGGGTTTCGCCTTTGGGGGTGGTCCCAAAGAAGGAACCCGGCAAGTTCAGACTGATCCACCACTTGTCATATCCCAAGGGTGGATCGGTCAACGATGACATAGATAAGGAGCTGTGCTCAGTGTCATATACCTCTTTTGACCAAGCAGTGGCTGTAGTCAAAAAAGCGGGACAGGGGGCGCTAATGGCGAAGGCTGATATCGAATCGGCTTTCCGCTTGCTGCCTATCCACCCTGATTGTCATCACCTGTTGGGTTTATGGTTTGAGGGAGCATTTTTCGTGGATCTATGCCTACCTATGGGATGTTCAATTTCCTGCGCCTATTTCGAGGCTTTTAGCACTTTTCTGGAATGGGTGGTCAGGAGGAAGGCAGGGTACAGCTCGGTGGTCCATTATCTAGATGACTTCCTTTGCGTAGGGCCAGCCGCTTCAGACATTTGTTTCCACATTCTTGATACCCTGCGGGAGGTTGCTGATGATTTTGGGGTTCCCCTGGCGGCAGATAAGACGGAGGGCCCTGCGACCACAATTCAGTTCTTAGGTTTGGAGGTGGACTCAGTGAAGGGGCAATGCCGACTACCAGTTAACAAGGTCACGGATTTGAGGGAAGAGGTCAGGAGGATGAAACAGACTAAAAAACCCACCTTACGGCAAGTGCAGTCTCTCCTTGGCAAGTTAAATTTTGCGTGCCGGGTCATCCCAGCAGGTAGGGTGTTTAGTAGAAGATTGGCTCTTGCAACAGCGGGTGCTACTGCACCGCATCACCACGTGCGGTTGGGCCACGAGGTGAGGGCTGATTTGAGGGTGTGGGAGGTGTTCTTGCGCGATTTTAACGGCGTGGTCCTGTTCCAGGCGCCAGAAGCAACGGCACAGGAGATTCAGCTCTTCACAGATGCGGCAGGTAGCGTAGGTTTTGGCGCGTATCTGGCAGGTCAATGGTGTGCGGAAAAGTGGCCCCCGGAGTGGGAGAAGTCTGGCTTGGTTAAGAACCTGGCGTTTTTGGAGCTATTCCCCATAGTGGTAGCCATGTTTGTGTGGGAGAAGGAGCTGCAGAACAGAAGCATAGTTTTTATTTCAGACAATATGAGCGTTGTACAAGGGATTAACAACTGGTCTGCCTCGTCCCCACCAGTGCTGCGACTGCTGCGAGTCCTGGTACTGCGCTGCTTTAGGCTGAACATCCGGTGCAGGGCACGGCATGTGGAGGGAGTAAAAAATGTCATAGCTGATGCGCTTTCTCGCTCTCAATGGGAGCGGTTTCGGCAGGTGGCGCCAGAGGCAGAGAAGGAGGGCTGCCCTTTCCCGCATCATCTATGGCAGCTGGGGAACGGAAGTTAATGGAGCTGGTGGAGAAGTCAGTGGCCAAAACAACTTGGGCGGCCTACAGTAAAGTATGGGAGGAGTGGAAGCAGTTGGAGCTTTGGGCTGGGGGTTTCATGAACAACACAGACCGGAGGGACGCATTGATATGGTATGTAGTGTGGCTAGCCGAGGGGGGTAAGTCGGTGGCAGTGATCGAAAAGCGGATGGCGGGTTTGGCCTTTTTCTTTAAACTGGATGGGATGGAGGACCTGACAAAAGAATTTATTATCAGGCAGGCTTTACGGGGCCTCAAAAAGGGGAAGGTATCAAGGGACACTAGACGTCCTATTTCCTTTGAGCTACTGCGGAAATTACAGACAGCACTGCCTCAGTGTTGTAAATCTGAGTTTGAGGTTTTGCTGTTCCAGGCAGTTTTTGTATTAGCCTTCTTTGGGGCATTCCGGGTGGGTGAGTTGGTAAGTGGCAGCAAAAAGGCACCAGGGGGTCTCAGGACGGAGGACGTGATGGTTCTGGAGTCTGAAGTGCGGATCCGGCTTCGAAGGTCCAAAACGGATGTGTGGGGAAAAGGTGTGGACATCGCCTTGTATCGATTGGATGGCAGTGTGGTATGTCCAGTGGGGTGCATGATGAGATACCTGGGGATACGGCCCAAGCTGGGGGAGTTTTTGTTCATCCATGGGGATGGGAGCCCACTGACACGCTTTCAGTTTATTAGTGTTCTGCGGAGGGGTTTGCAGGAGATAGGAGTGCAGCCGGCTGACTTTGGCACCCACTCATTCCGCATAGGTGCAGCAACTGAAGCAGCGCGGTTGGGGTTGGGTGATGATACGGTGATGAAAATTGGCAGGTGGGAGTCCAGACGGTTCAAGAGCTACGTACGGCCAGCACTGCTGGTGTGATGGGTGGtaaagttaaatttaaaaaaaaaaaaaaaaaaaaaaaaaaccctttgatgTTGGTTGGTATATGGGGAATACCATGTACCATATGCTATAGTGTTTGTGTTTACGTTTGGTTTTCCTTGAACAGGTGGCAGGATCACAGTTTGGCTGATTGGTCATTCCTTCATCTATCGAGCCGGAAGGAGAGCTGCAGTTAAAAAACCTGGGATGCAGCTGGGCTTTCCTGAAGGCAAGGTGGGAGTGCACTGGTTTGGTGTTCGAGGTATGCGGTGGAGCGGGGTTTGGTCCACCCTGCTTCAAAAGGTGAAAGCCGGGAGGCGCCCGGACATTTTGGTAATACATGCCGGAGGGAATGATATGGGGTTAGTTCCGCAGAAGGAGTTGGTGGTGGCTATGAAAAATGATCTGGATAAGATACGGCAAATGTTTCCAGATATAGTTATTGTCTGGTCAGAGATGGTGCCGCGGTTAGAATGGAGGCATGCCAGAGATAGGCAGAGGATCGAGAGAAGCAGGGGCAAGGTAAACAAATTGTTGGCTGCTTATGTAAGAAAGTTCCAAGGGGTGGTGGTGAGGCATAAGGTCCTGGAGGGGAGATTGCCTGGTTATTACTGGAAGGATGGGGTCCACTTGTCGGAAGTGGGGACCGACTTGTTCAACTTGGCACTTAGTGAGGGAATTGAGAGGGCCCTAGGGATTCTGGTTGGCGGGTCATGGCGTGCTTGAGGAGTCAAGCAGTCATGCCTGtggcggagggtaccttactctgtgcccccagggggaagtttaaggggggtacttgacaaggagagtgtagcccggtaggcctggggtcctgaccGGAAGGCAGTTAGCCTTGGTTTAGGGCTGGggaaaaaggaggcaggaaccaggcgttacatttgggctcagggtcagtcccttggaggcgagtaaggattgttggttactgtaaatgtttgttatacaaacggttttgttactgttacaaaatgttaattgatgttaagttttatgttaataaataaataactgcggccttctctcccagCTACTGTGTCTATGTGCGTTGTTTGCAAGGAAGGGTTAGAGGTGTGGGTTTAACTAGGGgaaggggtaagggttgcaggCTCGACAATGCACCTGTCATGGGTCTGAATGGGTCTGTAGCATACACCTACAATTATCCTGCCTGCTGCTTTGCAATCTGGCTATGCATAAAGATGATTATAGATCCAGCAgcccaatatatttttattgtaaagaTAGAAGGCTGCAGCAAGTACTCCAGCTCTAAGGGGCATGCAGTTGTGCTAGTTAGGGCCCCATAACATAGTATTAAATCACAGGTTTTATAATTATGTAGTAACATGCTGcattacaaacaataaaatacaaggaAGATATTTGCTTTGATATTTTATCCTCTTTTCTCACTAAGTATATGCTTTGCCTAAAGCATCAGCCAAGCCAGAGAATAACTTAATATAATAACATTTGTACAAGGTATTATTGATATAGAATTTGCAGTCTTGTATTAAAATGCCCATTGAATCACCCACTATAATTCATGATTATGCAATTCCCCTTTTCACAAAATCTCTAGTGTTACATTCAGGTTTTACAAGTATAATATAGCACTTAGGGATAAATATACAGCCCAGTAGTGCCAGGCTAGATGCCAGGAttgcaaatatttccactgccacaACATATTTGCCCTTAGCGCTCATGTAGGCTGGAATAAAAGAGACCCACACGCTGCAGAACACCAACATGCTGAAGGTGATAAACTTGGCTTCATTGAAAGTATCAGGCAAATCCCTTGCAAGGAAAGCAATGATGAAACTGACAGAGGCCAGAACCCCAAGGTATCCCAGGACACAGTAAAATCCAATCAATGATCCTTCATTACACTCAGCAATTATCTTCCCAACTTCATCTTCCATGTTATACTGTGGGAATGGGGGAGAAATTCCCAACCAACAAGCACAAATAACAACTTGAACAAATGAGCAGAATATTACGATAGAGACTGACACTTTGGATCCCATTAAGTTCTTTAACTTgcttcctggcttggtggcatgAAACACAATGACTACTGTAATGGTTTTGGCCAAGATGGAAGAAAGGGAAATAGAGAAAATGATGGAAAACACTGTCTGTCGGGTCATGCAGGCTAATTTAATAGGTTGGCCAATAAATATTAAAGGACAGAGGAAGCACATCTTGAGGGAGAAGAGGAGAACGTagctgagattttggttattggcCTTAACAATAGGTGTAgttctatatttattaaatactgCCATAACCAAACAtgtgagaaaaaagaaaaatattgatgAAAAAGATATTGACATCGCCAATTCTTCTtcatatgataaatatataatgacTTTATCCAAACATGTATCTTTTTTTGCATTGGGCCACTGGGTTATGGGACAAGTAATACACCTTTCCATATCTGCAAAGAGAGATAAAGAGAATCATAAACTCCATAACCATAAGTTCATTTAAATAGTTCTTAATTGCATTGTTAAAATTACAGTTACATTTATGAAGCTTTAACACCCAGTGATTGGTATGTTTCACAAAAAGCTACTGGACCCAATCAGGACCCCAGTAGTTAAAAAACATGTTCCATGAGTGAACCATTATCTAAACTGATAGATCAACACTTGTATCATTTAGTGCTATGCTTAAAACTGTACATAAAGGAAAGTGTGAATGTACTATATGTTACTTTGTCATCTCTCTTTGGAAAGATACAGATGCAGGCAGTGAGTATTTCACTTGGGGATTATCATGCCTGATGGAAAATCCCTGATGGCCTGTGGGTCTGGTATCAAGTGTATTGGATCATGTATACCCACCTTTATAAAGATTAAGTGATTAGGTGCCCTGTGCTAAGAGACATAGAAGGAAGGTGGTATCTGCCCCACAGACAGTAATATCTAAGTGGGTGCATAACATACAGAAATAAATAGGAGGGTAAAAAGGTGGTGCTATACTCAAAGGTCTGGCAAGATTGGACCAGAAATTGTTCTAGTAGTAGGAAGTATCTGAGTTAAGGAGATAGCACTGGCTACGGATGGTTACAAAAGTGTGGATTCAAAAGGAAGAAAGATGGAGTACACAAGAACACAACTCAAGAAATGTAATGAGGATTAATTATCCTAATACCTCAATAATAGAGCAAAACTCCTCCACCTGTATAAAGATCCATTAGTTGTAAGTACTGTAACTTCAAGAGGTTGGAATAGAACAATAACATTCAATAAAATGAGAATGGCAGAATAATAAGTTCAACATAAAATATGCCTTTTAATCCATCAGCCATTAAAATTGGGCTTCAGTGTTTTGTCACTGTAACACTCTAAGCTGACTTgatcatgcaacatttttttatatttataaaggcgGTGCAGCCCTCCCCAGTCAAACTACATAAAGTCATGATGAAACCTTTATATAGTGACTACAAAGTCTGCCCATTACACAATTTAAAGAATGTATACTATGTAAATCATGAACTCTCCTATCTGCCTGAGATACAGCAACATGTTGGTAACCAttacctttgatgttgctcccaggggtgCAGGTCATCAGGGCCAGGTTGGTTTTGGTCTTGTTCAGGTCCTAATGGAGTTGAATCTAGAAATTTGAACCTACTCACTATCAACTTCCTTATTGATAAATAGACTACAGAATATAGAATTAACACTACTCATTCTCAGTATTAGCAATCGTTGCTCAATACTCCTATTTGTATCACTAATTTTACCTGTTACATTAGTTATCTGGCCCTCTGGGCAGGGGATGCAGTCATAGCAACAAGCTGGATATCCCGCTTTAGATGTCTTTCTATATCCTGCAAGGCAGGTTTCACTGCAGGCTGAACGTGGGGTCTGTAATTAAAGAGCAAGTGAGTAGATTTGACTTGGACAGTTATAGAAAGAGTTACCAATgatataatagtacaggtatcggacccc from Xenopus tropicalis strain Nigerian chromosome 8, UCB_Xtro_10.0, whole genome shotgun sequence encodes:
- the LOC101730463 gene encoding vomeronasal type-2 receptor 26, with product MNFSDSFNVWNYQNVLAFVFAINEINNNPDLLPNITLGFHIVDNCLNEERAISGMLDIISGGNVPTPNYRCGLSHNLVAFVDGISTRLTLLFARMFGIYKVPQLHKYLKHIKFTNSGGEKLTIDDNRRIDAKYDILNWAIYSNQTLHSIKVGSYDHQNASQGLTVNGNLIRWSPAFSQTPRSACSETCLAGYRKTSKAGYPACCYDCIPCPEGQITNVTDMERCITCPITQWPNAKKDTCLDKVIIYLSYEEELAMSISFSSIFFFFLTCLVMAVFNKYRTTPIVKANNQNLSYVLLFSLKMCFLCPLIFIGQPIKLACMTRQTVFSIIFSISLSSILAKTITVVIVFHATKPGSKLKNLMGSKVSVSIVIFCSFVQVVICACWLGISPPFPQYNMEDEVGKIIAECNEGSLIGFYCVLGYLGVLASVSFIIAFLARDLPDTFNEAKFITFSMLVFCSVWVSFIPAYMSAKGKYVVAVEIFAILASSLALLGCIFIPKCYIILVKPECNTRDFVKRGIA